The following proteins come from a genomic window of Streptomyces liliiviolaceus:
- a CDS encoding peptidyl-tRNA hydrolase, which yields MSSDGTPHNPFQHERTARDDAPQFVLPLVARIERNEPPARTDALETAARAVLVLLSDERSLGEGEWARAVHDWQDARIRKVVRRARGAEWRRAEALPGITVTGKSAEVRVFPPVPLDGWPKDLARLQVSGTDLDDPEPPADTDAATPVLWLSPDLDMSAGKAMAQAGHGAQLAWWELSDEDRTAWREAGFPLAVRTADAERWEHLVTSGLPLVRDAGFTEIAPGSCTVVADHPALHLDRR from the coding sequence GTGAGCAGCGACGGAACACCGCACAACCCCTTCCAGCACGAACGCACCGCCCGCGACGACGCACCGCAGTTCGTACTGCCGCTGGTCGCCCGTATCGAGCGCAACGAACCCCCCGCCCGCACGGACGCCCTGGAGACCGCCGCCCGCGCCGTCCTGGTGCTCCTCAGCGACGAGCGTTCGCTGGGCGAGGGCGAGTGGGCGCGGGCCGTCCACGACTGGCAGGACGCCCGCATCCGCAAGGTCGTCCGCCGGGCCCGCGGCGCGGAGTGGCGCCGCGCGGAGGCCCTGCCCGGCATCACCGTCACCGGCAAGTCCGCCGAGGTCCGTGTCTTCCCACCGGTCCCGCTCGACGGCTGGCCCAAGGACCTGGCCCGTCTCCAGGTCTCCGGTACGGACCTCGACGACCCGGAACCGCCCGCGGACACCGACGCGGCCACGCCCGTGCTGTGGCTGAGCCCGGACCTGGACATGTCGGCGGGCAAGGCGATGGCGCAGGCGGGCCACGGCGCCCAGCTGGCCTGGTGGGAGCTGTCCGACGAGGACCGCACGGCCTGGCGCGAGGCCGGCTTCCCCCTCGCCGTCCGCACGGCCGACGCCGAACGATGGGAACACCTCGTCACCAGCGGCCTGCCCCTGGTCCGCGACGCCGGCTTCACGGAGATCGCCCCGGGTTCGTGCACGGTGGTCGCCGACCACCCGGCACTGCACCTCGACCGGCGGTAG
- a CDS encoding DUF4142 domain-containing protein, translating to MRRINGTALVIVALVGTLGALAFPVWSYADRAGTGPANLAAGTVQTKWGPLTATDRDLIVRVRLAGLWELPAGQQALERSPSPAMKEAADHLIVGHTDLDKRVRGVARDLGVELPNQPNEQQQGWLQQMTNASDADYPKVWANLLRSAHGKIFPAIGAVRNQTRNTLVRQLASDANQTVLDHITILEKTGNVDFEAIANDSVVGATASPSGPAAPVPGVVPSSAPPAEATGDINTTSRPSPGAPGTVNTNRPDPEDPDATPSS from the coding sequence GTGCGGCGTATCAACGGTACGGCCCTCGTCATCGTGGCACTCGTCGGAACGCTCGGCGCCCTCGCGTTCCCCGTGTGGTCGTACGCCGACCGCGCCGGGACGGGACCGGCGAACCTCGCCGCCGGGACCGTACAGACGAAGTGGGGGCCGCTGACCGCCACCGACCGTGACCTCATCGTCCGGGTGCGGCTGGCGGGTCTGTGGGAGCTGCCCGCCGGGCAGCAGGCCCTCGAACGCAGTCCCAGTCCCGCGATGAAGGAGGCCGCCGACCACCTGATCGTCGGCCACACCGACCTCGACAAGCGGGTACGGGGGGTCGCGCGGGACCTCGGCGTCGAGCTGCCGAACCAGCCGAACGAGCAGCAGCAGGGCTGGCTGCAGCAGATGACCAACGCGAGCGACGCGGACTACCCCAAGGTGTGGGCGAACCTGCTGCGCTCCGCCCACGGCAAGATCTTCCCGGCGATCGGCGCGGTACGGAACCAGACGCGCAACACGCTGGTGCGGCAGCTCGCCTCGGACGCCAACCAGACCGTGCTCGACCACATCACGATCCTGGAGAAGACCGGCAACGTCGACTTCGAGGCGATCGCCAACGACTCGGTGGTCGGAGCCACGGCCAGCCCGTCCGGTCCGGCGGCACCGGTCCCCGGAGTGGTGCCCAGTTCGGCGCCGCCCGCCGAGGCGACGGGTGACATCAACACCACGTCACGGCCCTCTCCTGGGGCCCCGGGCACGGTCAACACCAACCGCCCCGACCCCGAGGACCCGGACGCCACTCCCTCGTCGTAA
- a CDS encoding DUF692 domain-containing protein: MRNLGTGIGWRPEIAEAVERMPGIDWVEAVAENICPGHLPESLVRLRERGVTVVPHGVSLGLGGADRPAEGKLADLAARAEALGSPLVTEHIAFVRAGGALTASPLLEAGHLLPVPRTRDALDVLCENIRIAQDALPVPLAVENIAALICWPGEEMTEGQFLYDLVDRTGVRLLIDVANLHTNHVNRGEDPAKALDELPVEAIAYVHVAGGFERDGVWHDSHAHAVPPAVLDVLADLASRVRPPGVLLERDENFPEPAELEGELLAIRETVEKSAAPPKAADGDPTAVVAPEAAEAAEAQAVTGPARQRLALAQAALLSALVAGTPVPEGFDRTRLAVQARALAGKRADVVAKVAPELPEILAGTYRKAFLAYAHGHPMTDGYRRDALDFAEHLLFEGRLPDTAVRRALSDWWLERSGPAPLSQRPAARLVRATRRVLLRR; this comes from the coding sequence ATGAGGAACCTGGGTACGGGAATCGGGTGGCGGCCGGAGATCGCCGAGGCCGTGGAGCGCATGCCCGGCATCGACTGGGTCGAGGCCGTCGCCGAGAACATCTGCCCCGGGCATCTCCCCGAATCGCTGGTGCGGTTGCGGGAGCGCGGTGTGACCGTGGTCCCGCACGGGGTGTCGCTCGGGCTCGGCGGCGCCGACCGCCCCGCCGAGGGGAAACTCGCCGACCTGGCCGCCCGCGCCGAGGCGCTCGGCTCCCCGCTGGTCACCGAGCACATCGCGTTCGTCCGGGCCGGCGGGGCGCTGACCGCCTCGCCGCTGCTGGAGGCCGGACACCTGCTGCCCGTCCCCCGCACCCGGGACGCGCTCGACGTCCTGTGCGAGAACATCCGGATCGCCCAGGACGCGCTGCCCGTGCCGCTCGCGGTGGAGAACATCGCGGCGCTGATCTGCTGGCCTGGCGAGGAGATGACCGAGGGCCAGTTCCTGTACGACCTGGTCGACCGCACCGGTGTACGCCTGCTCATCGACGTGGCCAACCTCCACACCAACCACGTCAACCGCGGCGAGGACCCGGCCAAGGCTCTGGACGAACTGCCCGTCGAGGCCATCGCGTACGTCCATGTCGCCGGCGGTTTCGAACGGGACGGCGTCTGGCACGACAGCCACGCGCACGCCGTGCCCCCGGCGGTCCTCGACGTGCTCGCCGACCTGGCCTCCCGCGTCCGCCCGCCGGGCGTGCTCCTCGAACGCGACGAGAACTTCCCCGAGCCCGCCGAGCTGGAAGGCGAACTGCTCGCGATCCGCGAGACGGTCGAGAAGTCCGCCGCGCCCCCGAAGGCGGCCGATGGCGACCCGACGGCCGTCGTGGCGCCCGAGGCCGCCGAGGCCGCCGAGGCCCAGGCGGTCACCGGCCCCGCCCGGCAGCGGCTCGCCCTCGCGCAGGCCGCCCTGCTGTCCGCGCTCGTTGCCGGGACGCCCGTGCCCGAGGGGTTCGACCGGACTCGGCTGGCCGTGCAGGCGCGCGCGCTGGCGGGCAAGCGGGCCGACGTCGTGGCCAAGGTCGCCCCTGAGCTGCCGGAGATCCTGGCCGGGACGTACCGCAAGGCGTTCCTGGCGTACGCGCACGGCCACCCGATGACCGACGGCTACCGGCGGGACGCGCTGGACTTCGCCGAGCACCTGCTCTTCGAGGGACGTCTGCCGGACACGGCCGTGCGGCGCGCGCTGAGCGACTGGTGGCTGGAGCGTTCGGGCCCGGCGCCGCTGTCGCAGCGCCCGGCGGCCCGGCTGGTACGCGCCACGCGCCGGGTGCTGCTGAGGCGTTGA
- a CDS encoding DUF4142 domain-containing protein — MRSINGRGLFTGTGLIIAGLTTTLVALAFPIWSYADRSGTGVDTLNAGSVSTSFGPLSAQDREFVTKVRLAGLWELPAGQQAEDRGTTKAVRTAGEHLVEGHTFLDARVRGVAARLGLELPNQPSEQQRAWLATLSAARGREYDRQFANILRAAHGKVFGLVAQIRANTRNSLVRDLADDANTTVLDHITVLEATGLVDFDALARDAASASAPPLTHSPAPPGPKASPSAPVPATPAPTYSLPPAATARPSDDGADGGDNKS, encoded by the coding sequence ATGCGATCCATCAACGGCCGCGGACTGTTCACCGGCACCGGGCTCATCATCGCGGGTCTGACGACGACCCTCGTGGCACTGGCCTTCCCGATCTGGTCGTACGCGGACCGGTCGGGCACGGGCGTGGACACCCTGAACGCCGGGAGCGTGTCGACGAGTTTCGGCCCGCTGTCGGCGCAGGACCGGGAGTTCGTCACCAAGGTCCGGCTCGCGGGCCTGTGGGAGCTGCCCGCCGGACAGCAGGCCGAGGACCGCGGCACCACCAAGGCCGTACGGACGGCGGGCGAGCACCTCGTCGAGGGCCATACGTTCCTGGACGCGCGCGTCCGCGGCGTGGCCGCGCGGCTCGGCCTCGAACTGCCCAACCAGCCCAGCGAACAGCAGCGCGCCTGGCTCGCCACGCTGAGCGCGGCGCGGGGCCGGGAGTACGACCGGCAGTTCGCGAACATCCTCCGCGCCGCGCACGGCAAGGTGTTCGGCCTGGTCGCCCAGATCCGCGCGAACACCCGTAACTCGCTCGTCCGGGACCTCGCCGACGACGCGAACACCACGGTCCTGGACCACATCACGGTCCTGGAGGCGACCGGGCTGGTCGACTTCGACGCGCTGGCCCGTGACGCGGCCTCCGCGAGCGCGCCCCCGCTCACCCACTCCCCCGCGCCTCCCGGCCCGAAGGCCTCCCCGAGTGCCCCCGTCCCCGCCACCCCCGCCCCGACCTACTCCCTGCCCCCGGCCGCGACCGCCCGGCCGTCGGACGACGGGGCCGACGGCGGCGACAACAAGTCCTAG
- a CDS encoding TIGR04222 domain-containing membrane protein, with protein MFWVLLLLLAWAAAGTACTRLCLASVRAAAADDTHTHAGRGLTLYEAAFLSGGPARVADLTLVSMARQRRLLLAHTGWATVVDPRGRDEMERSVLGAIGPDGQSRIAPVRTSAAAAEAVRVLADRLVAAGLAVPDGARTTVAGTVQQVRSAAAAVLVLAAVALLMPAQGQHERALVAVWFTLPLILTMSCLAIARIEVHPYTRWASPAGQHLLSSLTHRADPDSDDRTYLTTVAVRGIRAVGEPNLRAAFGHREPHL; from the coding sequence ATGTTCTGGGTCCTCCTCCTTCTCCTCGCCTGGGCCGCCGCGGGCACGGCCTGTACGCGCCTGTGCCTGGCCTCGGTCCGCGCCGCCGCCGCGGACGACACGCACACGCACGCCGGACGCGGCCTGACGCTCTACGAGGCCGCGTTCCTGTCGGGCGGCCCCGCCCGGGTCGCCGATCTGACGCTCGTGTCGATGGCCCGCCAGCGCCGTCTGCTGCTCGCCCACACCGGCTGGGCGACCGTCGTGGACCCGCGTGGCCGGGACGAGATGGAGCGCTCCGTCCTCGGCGCGATAGGCCCCGACGGACAGTCCCGGATCGCACCGGTCCGCACGAGCGCCGCCGCCGCGGAGGCCGTACGCGTGCTCGCCGACCGGCTGGTCGCGGCCGGCCTCGCCGTACCGGACGGAGCGCGCACCACCGTCGCGGGCACCGTGCAACAGGTGCGGTCGGCCGCGGCGGCCGTGCTGGTGCTGGCCGCCGTCGCGCTGCTGATGCCCGCTCAAGGGCAGCACGAGCGGGCGCTGGTGGCCGTCTGGTTCACGCTGCCCCTCATCCTCACCATGAGCTGTCTGGCCATCGCGCGGATCGAGGTGCACCCCTACACCCGCTGGGCGTCCCCGGCGGGACAGCACCTGCTCAGTTCGCTGACGCACCGGGCGGACCCCGACAGCGACGACCGTACGTACCTGACCACCGTGGCCGTGCGCGGCATCCGCGCGGTCGGCGAACCGAACCTGCGGGCGGCTTTCGGACACCGCGAGCCGCATCTCTAG
- a CDS encoding alpha/beta hydrolase, with translation MRAAVLLGTAGSLLLTAVVATAPAGSAQAYSSGWAERRGTAVAAERAAVDGIRFGTCAEDEDGPATLRCGTVKVPLDYAHPDGEQIELTVSRVRATGKDPENAERSVPRQGALVYNPGGPGASGMYFPLIGMIPEWKRIASAYDLVGYAPRGVARSAPISCQDPKLLLKGPTQSPTNPSEAYKKERVARAKAYARGCVERSGRAIRHFTSVNNARDLDVLRAALGERKLTFMGASYGTYFGALYAELFPSHVRRMVLDSAVNPDPAKVWYRNNLDQSAAFERRWADFRAWTARHDKVYGLGRTAEEVRRSYERARARLAAEPAGGVVGPGQLQGAFLQAGYYDDYWPHRAQALSAYLKGDPKPLIRQAGPHPDSVKEQENGKAVYTAIECNDAPWPRSFHTWDRDNTRLARTAPFETWSNAWMNLPCAYWPLPRQRPLDVRTLPGELAPTLVLAAERDAATPYAGAVEMHRRLSGSALVTELGAGSHGIAGGSNACVNAHVDAYLLEGRVPGPRAACGPHKEPALKAPR, from the coding sequence ATGCGCGCTGCCGTCCTCCTGGGAACGGCCGGATCCCTGCTGCTGACCGCCGTCGTCGCCACCGCGCCCGCGGGAAGCGCCCAGGCCTACTCGTCCGGCTGGGCCGAGCGGCGCGGCACGGCGGTCGCCGCCGAACGCGCCGCCGTCGACGGCATCCGCTTCGGGACGTGTGCCGAGGACGAGGACGGCCCGGCCACCCTGCGGTGCGGCACGGTGAAGGTCCCGCTCGACTACGCGCACCCCGACGGCGAGCAGATCGAGCTGACCGTCAGCCGGGTGCGGGCGACCGGCAAGGACCCCGAGAACGCCGAGCGGTCCGTCCCCCGGCAGGGCGCGCTCGTCTACAACCCGGGCGGCCCCGGCGCGTCCGGCATGTACTTCCCGCTGATCGGCATGATCCCGGAGTGGAAGCGCATCGCGTCGGCGTACGACCTCGTCGGGTACGCCCCGCGCGGGGTGGCCCGCTCGGCCCCGATCTCCTGCCAGGACCCGAAGCTGCTCCTGAAGGGGCCCACGCAGTCGCCGACGAACCCCTCGGAGGCGTACAAGAAGGAGCGCGTCGCGCGGGCGAAGGCGTACGCGCGGGGCTGCGTCGAGCGGTCGGGCCGTGCGATCAGGCACTTCACCTCGGTCAACAACGCCCGCGACCTGGACGTCCTGCGCGCGGCCCTGGGCGAGCGGAAGCTGACCTTCATGGGGGCGTCCTACGGCACGTACTTCGGGGCCCTGTACGCGGAGCTGTTCCCCTCGCACGTGCGCCGGATGGTCCTCGACTCGGCCGTGAACCCCGACCCGGCGAAGGTCTGGTACCGCAACAACCTCGACCAGTCGGCCGCCTTCGAACGCCGCTGGGCCGACTTCCGCGCCTGGACGGCCCGGCACGACAAGGTGTACGGGCTCGGGCGCACGGCGGAGGAGGTGCGGCGCAGTTACGAGCGGGCACGGGCGCGGCTCGCGGCGGAGCCGGCGGGCGGTGTGGTCGGCCCCGGACAGTTGCAGGGGGCGTTCCTGCAGGCCGGGTACTACGACGACTACTGGCCGCATCGCGCGCAGGCTCTCTCCGCGTATCTGAAGGGCGACCCGAAGCCGTTGATCCGGCAGGCGGGGCCGCATCCGGACTCGGTGAAGGAGCAGGAGAACGGCAAGGCCGTCTACACGGCGATCGAGTGCAACGACGCGCCCTGGCCGCGGTCCTTCCACACCTGGGACCGCGACAACACACGTCTCGCGCGCACGGCGCCCTTCGAGACGTGGTCCAACGCCTGGATGAACCTGCCGTGCGCGTACTGGCCGCTGCCGCGGCAACGGCCGCTCGACGTCCGCACGCTCCCCGGTGAACTGGCGCCCACGCTCGTCCTCGCGGCGGAACGGGACGCGGCGACGCCGTACGCCGGGGCGGTGGAGATGCACCGGAGGCTGTCGGGGTCCGCCCTGGTCACGGAGCTGGGGGCCGGCTCGCACGGGATCGCGGGCGGGTCCAACGCGTGCGTGAACGCCCACGTGGACGCGTATCTCTTGGAGGGCCGGGTCCCGGGGCCGCGGGCGGCCTGCGGCCCGCACAAGGAGCCGGCCCTCAAGGCGCCCCGCTAG
- the hemQ gene encoding hydrogen peroxide-dependent heme synthase, producing the protein MSDDAPITGPARTPNAGKKAKDLNEVIRYTLWSVFKLRDVLPEDRTGYADEVQELFDQLAAKDVTVRGTYDVSGLRADADLMVWWHAETADQLQEAYNLFRRTKLGRALEPVWSNMALHRPAEFNRSHVPAFLADETPRDYISVYPFVRSYDWYLLPDEDRRRMLADHGKMARGYPDVRANTVASFSLGDYEWILAFEADELYRIVDLMRHLRASEARLHVREEVPFYTGRRKSVTELVTALA; encoded by the coding sequence ATGAGTGACGACGCCCCCATCACCGGCCCGGCCAGGACCCCGAACGCCGGCAAGAAGGCCAAGGACCTCAACGAGGTCATCCGCTACACCCTCTGGTCCGTGTTCAAACTGCGTGACGTGCTCCCCGAGGACCGCACCGGCTACGCGGACGAGGTGCAGGAGCTGTTCGACCAGCTCGCCGCCAAGGACGTCACGGTCCGCGGCACGTACGACGTCTCCGGGCTGCGCGCCGACGCCGACCTGATGGTCTGGTGGCACGCCGAGACCGCCGACCAGCTGCAGGAGGCGTACAACCTCTTCCGCCGTACGAAGCTGGGGCGCGCGCTGGAGCCGGTCTGGTCGAACATGGCGCTGCACCGGCCGGCGGAGTTCAACCGCTCGCACGTGCCCGCGTTCCTCGCCGACGAGACGCCGCGCGACTACATCAGCGTGTATCCGTTCGTGCGCTCCTACGACTGGTACCTGCTGCCCGACGAGGACCGGCGGCGGATGCTCGCCGACCACGGCAAGATGGCGCGCGGCTACCCGGACGTGCGGGCCAACACGGTCGCCTCCTTCTCGCTGGGCGACTACGAGTGGATTCTCGCCTTCGAGGCGGACGAGCTGTATCGCATCGTGGACCTGATGCGGCACCTTCGGGCGTCGGAGGCGCGCCTGCACGTCCGCGAGGAGGTCCCGTTCTACACGGGCCGCCGAAAGTCCGTGACAGAACTGGTCACGGCCCTGGCCTGA
- the hemG gene encoding protoporphyrinogen oxidase — protein MHADTRTGPGHVVVIGGGIAGLAAAHRLLNAGARVTVLEASDRLGGKLLPGSIAGARVDLGAESMLARRPEAVALAHEVGLADRLRPPNAVGASIWTRGALRPMPKGHVMGVPADAAALTGVLSDEGLRRIERDRELPRTEVGDDVAVGAFVAERLGREVVDRLVEPLLGGVYAGDAYRISMRSAVPQLFEAARTHASLTEGVREIQAKAARGLRPDQPAGPVFMGIEGGIGQLPLAVAESVRTRGGEIVTGAPVTELRRVTGDAAGAERQEGWRVVTGDRTLVADAVVVAVPAGAAAALLGTEAPAAAAELAVVEYASMALITLAYRRDEAALPEGSGFLVPPVDGRTIKASTFASQKWGWIAEENPDTVVLRTSVGRYGETEILGRDDADLVDVSRHDLREATGLTAQPLETRVTRWDDGLPQYPVGHHARVARIREHVAKVPGLAVCGAAYDGVGIPACVASANAAVDRLRGDDRLTDALTAHPVQSLHGGAGE, from the coding sequence ATGCACGCAGACACACGTACGGGCCCGGGTCACGTCGTCGTCATCGGGGGTGGCATCGCCGGTCTGGCCGCCGCGCACCGGCTGCTGAACGCCGGTGCGCGCGTGACCGTCCTGGAGGCCTCCGACCGGCTCGGCGGCAAGCTGCTGCCGGGTTCGATCGCGGGAGCCCGGGTCGACCTGGGCGCCGAGTCGATGCTCGCGCGGCGGCCCGAGGCGGTCGCGCTGGCCCACGAGGTCGGCCTCGCCGACCGGCTCCGCCCGCCGAACGCGGTGGGCGCCTCGATCTGGACGCGCGGCGCCCTGCGGCCCATGCCCAAGGGACACGTCATGGGCGTCCCCGCGGACGCCGCGGCCCTCACCGGGGTGCTCTCCGACGAAGGCCTGCGCCGCATCGAGCGCGACCGCGAGCTGCCGCGCACGGAGGTCGGCGACGACGTGGCGGTAGGAGCCTTCGTCGCCGAGCGCCTCGGCCGCGAGGTCGTCGACCGTCTCGTCGAGCCGCTGCTCGGCGGGGTCTACGCGGGCGACGCGTACCGCATCTCGATGCGTTCGGCCGTCCCGCAGCTCTTCGAGGCCGCCCGGACGCACGCCTCGCTCACGGAGGGGGTCCGCGAGATCCAGGCGAAGGCCGCGCGCGGTCTGCGGCCGGACCAGCCGGCGGGCCCGGTCTTCATGGGCATCGAGGGCGGCATCGGCCAACTCCCGCTCGCCGTCGCCGAGTCGGTACGGACCCGGGGCGGCGAGATCGTCACGGGCGCCCCGGTCACGGAGCTGCGCCGGGTCACCGGCGACGCGGCCGGCGCCGAACGGCAGGAGGGCTGGCGGGTCGTCACGGGCGACCGGACCCTGGTGGCCGACGCCGTCGTCGTGGCGGTCCCCGCAGGCGCCGCCGCCGCACTGCTCGGCACCGAGGCCCCCGCCGCCGCTGCCGAGCTCGCGGTCGTCGAGTACGCGTCCATGGCGCTGATCACCCTCGCCTACCGCCGCGACGAGGCGGCCCTCCCCGAAGGCAGCGGCTTCCTGGTGCCGCCCGTCGACGGGCGGACCATCAAGGCGTCGACGTTCGCGTCCCAGAAATGGGGCTGGATCGCCGAGGAGAACCCGGACACGGTGGTCCTGCGCACCTCCGTCGGCCGGTACGGCGAGACGGAGATCCTCGGCCGCGACGACGCCGACCTCGTCGACGTGTCCCGGCACGACCTGCGCGAGGCCACCGGCCTCACCGCGCAGCCCCTGGAGACCCGGGTGACCCGCTGGGACGACGGACTGCCCCAGTACCCGGTCGGGCACCACGCGCGCGTGGCCCGCATCCGCGAACACGTCGCGAAGGTGCCGGGGCTCGCGGTGTGCGGAGCGGCGTACGACGGCGTGGGCATCCCGGCCTGCGTCGCGAGCGCGAACGCCGCCGTGGACCGGCTGCGGGGCGACGACCGGCTGACGGACGCCCTGACCGCCCACCCGGTGCAGAGCCTGCACGGCGGAGCGGGAGAATAG
- a CDS encoding DUF4349 domain-containing protein has product MRTHGSGTSGGKGGGTPRYRSVRPVQLLSALLLSGALALTGCTASDDGGSDSSAMNKAADSDARDAGAAAEGGAADSSAGDSGAGGAKGKEAAATPGPTTHIIHTASLTVQVKDVPKSLAEARTVVENAGGMVGDETTDRDSEGRERSRVVLRIPAEKYEEVRTELEGSGKLLDLKAKAEDVTEQVVDVESRITSQRASVARIRELMDRASKLSDVVTLEGELSTRQADLEALLARQASLKDRTSLATITLSLSETPVKKASEDDEPGFADALGGGWDAFVTMFRWIALALGAVLPFLVGAALLLFLWARFLRGRTPRGAAATAAATATTHGEPERD; this is encoded by the coding sequence ATGCGGACACACGGCAGTGGCACGAGCGGCGGCAAGGGCGGCGGCACGCCCCGGTACCGCTCCGTACGCCCGGTACAGCTCCTCTCCGCGCTGTTGCTCTCCGGCGCCCTCGCCCTCACGGGGTGCACGGCTTCGGACGACGGCGGGTCCGACAGCTCGGCCATGAACAAGGCCGCCGACTCGGACGCCCGGGACGCGGGAGCGGCGGCCGAGGGCGGTGCGGCCGACAGCAGCGCGGGCGACAGCGGCGCGGGCGGCGCCAAGGGGAAGGAGGCCGCCGCGACCCCGGGGCCGACCACCCACATCATCCACACCGCCTCGCTGACCGTGCAGGTCAAGGACGTACCGAAGTCGCTCGCCGAGGCCCGCACGGTGGTCGAGAACGCGGGCGGCATGGTCGGCGACGAGACCACGGACCGGGACTCCGAGGGCCGCGAGCGTTCCCGGGTCGTCCTGCGTATCCCGGCGGAGAAGTACGAGGAGGTCCGCACCGAACTGGAGGGCTCGGGCAAGCTCCTCGATCTCAAGGCGAAGGCGGAGGACGTCACCGAGCAGGTCGTCGACGTGGAGAGCCGTATCACGTCGCAGCGGGCGAGCGTGGCGCGGATCCGCGAGCTGATGGACCGGGCCTCCAAGCTGAGCGATGTGGTCACCCTGGAGGGCGAGTTGAGCACGCGCCAGGCCGACCTGGAGGCGTTGCTGGCCCGGCAGGCCTCGCTGAAGGACCGTACGAGCCTGGCCACGATCACGTTGTCGCTGTCCGAGACACCGGTGAAGAAGGCCTCCGAGGACGACGAACCCGGCTTCGCCGACGCGCTCGGGGGCGGCTGGGACGCGTTCGTCACCATGTTCCGCTGGATCGCGCTGGCGCTGGGCGCGGTACTGCCGTTCCTGGTGGGCGCGGCGCTGCTGCTGTTCCTGTGGGCGCGTTTCCTGCGCGGCCGGACACCGCGTGGCGCGGCGGCGACCGCGGCGGCGACCGCGACGACGCACGGCGAGCCTGAGCGGGACTGA
- a CDS encoding FAD-dependent oxidoreductase, whose amino-acid sequence MTMSRENRTKERLVVVGGDAAGMSAASQARRLKGPDALEIIAFERGHFSSYSACGIPYWVGGEVDERDKLIARSPEEHRERGIDLRMRTEVTELDVDGGRVRSRDLDSGAETWTSYDKLVIATGARPVRPPLPGIDAPGVHGVQTLDDGQALIDTLSRTEGRRAVVIGAGYIGVEMAEALINRGYEVTVVNRGKEPMATLDPDMGRLVHEAMEGMGITMVNDAEVTKILTGDDGRVRAVATEDGEYAADVVVLGIGVRPETTLAEAAGLPLGDHKGLLTDLAMRVRGHESIWAGGDCVEVLDLVSGSERHIALGTHANKHGQVIGSNVGGGYATFPGVVGTAVSKVCDLEIARTGLREKDAHRAGLRFEAVTIESTNSAGYYPKADLMTVKMLAELRTGRLLGVQIVGREGAAKRVDIAAVALTAGMTVEQMTALDLGYAPPFSPVWDPILVAARKAVTAVRRTTQ is encoded by the coding sequence ATGACTATGAGTCGCGAGAACCGTACGAAAGAGCGTCTGGTGGTCGTCGGAGGGGACGCGGCGGGCATGTCCGCCGCGTCCCAGGCACGCAGGCTGAAGGGCCCCGACGCATTGGAGATCATCGCTTTCGAGCGGGGACACTTCAGTTCCTACTCCGCGTGCGGCATCCCGTACTGGGTGGGCGGCGAGGTCGACGAACGGGACAAGCTGATCGCCCGCTCGCCCGAGGAGCACCGGGAGCGCGGGATCGACCTGCGGATGCGTACGGAGGTCACGGAACTCGACGTCGACGGCGGCCGGGTGCGCTCCCGCGACCTGGACTCCGGGGCCGAGACGTGGACGTCGTACGACAAGCTCGTGATCGCGACGGGCGCCCGTCCGGTGCGCCCGCCGCTGCCCGGCATCGACGCCCCCGGGGTGCACGGGGTGCAGACCCTCGACGACGGACAGGCGCTCATCGACACGCTGAGCCGTACGGAGGGCCGCCGCGCGGTCGTGATCGGCGCGGGCTACATCGGTGTGGAGATGGCCGAGGCGCTGATCAACCGCGGGTACGAGGTGACGGTCGTCAACCGCGGCAAGGAGCCGATGGCCACGCTCGACCCGGACATGGGCCGCCTGGTGCACGAGGCCATGGAGGGCATGGGCATCACCATGGTGAACGACGCCGAGGTCACCAAGATCCTCACCGGTGACGACGGGCGGGTGCGCGCGGTCGCGACGGAGGACGGCGAGTACGCGGCGGACGTGGTGGTCCTCGGTATCGGCGTCCGGCCGGAGACCACGCTCGCCGAGGCCGCGGGGCTGCCGCTGGGCGACCACAAGGGGCTGCTGACGGACCTGGCCATGCGGGTGCGCGGCCACGAGAGCATCTGGGCGGGCGGCGACTGCGTCGAGGTGCTCGACCTGGTCTCCGGCAGCGAGCGCCACATCGCGCTGGGCACCCACGCCAACAAGCACGGCCAGGTGATCGGCTCGAACGTGGGCGGCGGCTACGCCACGTTCCCCGGTGTCGTCGGCACGGCCGTGAGCAAGGTCTGCGACCTGGAGATCGCCCGTACGGGCCTGCGCGAGAAGGACGCGCACCGGGCGGGGCTGCGTTTCGAGGCGGTCACGATCGAGTCGACGAACAGCGCGGGCTACTACCCGAAGGCCGACCTGATGACGGTGAAGATGCTCGCCGAGCTGCGCACCGGCCGCCTCCTGGGCGTCCAGATCGTCGGCCGCGAGGGTGCCGCCAAGCGCGTGGACATCGCCGCCGTCGCTCTCACGGCGGGCATGACGGTGGAACAGATGACAGCCCTGGACCTCGGCTACGCCCCACCGTTCTCCCCGGTCTGGGACCCCATCCTGGTAGCGGCCCGCAAGGCGGTGACAGCGGTACGCAGGACGACCCAGTAG